From one Marinobacter sp. LV10MA510-1 genomic stretch:
- a CDS encoding alpha/beta fold hydrolase, whose translation MARTSSLVVIGGWGVQAAMLEPVYRHWQGAVQVVSLTDDGLSSCDSPAHAAAILLQRYPQPSVWLGWSLGAQVAMAAAQANPHSVNKVVTLGGFPQFVASQNWPWGVSTAIFRRFERYFERQPQACRASFFVQMIDGSEHQAELVLAIKPWLKQGLPEPIEPLAKGVRWLRHCCQLRAWQQCPVPTLHLRGSCDAVVPPWAQHLAMPAHSRALTIHGMGHWPGEFYGPECWQAIHDFLTSSHDVCH comes from the coding sequence ATGGCACGCACCAGTTCACTTGTGGTGATAGGCGGTTGGGGTGTGCAGGCGGCCATGCTGGAACCGGTTTATCGGCACTGGCAAGGCGCGGTGCAAGTCGTTTCATTAACCGACGACGGCTTAAGTTCCTGCGACAGCCCCGCACACGCGGCCGCGATTCTCCTCCAGCGTTACCCCCAGCCGTCGGTGTGGCTTGGATGGTCGTTGGGCGCACAAGTTGCCATGGCTGCGGCTCAGGCGAATCCGCACTCGGTTAATAAGGTTGTGACCCTGGGTGGTTTTCCGCAATTTGTGGCGTCGCAAAACTGGCCTTGGGGCGTTTCGACCGCTATTTTTCGGCGTTTTGAACGATATTTTGAGCGTCAGCCACAGGCCTGCCGGGCGTCTTTTTTCGTTCAGATGATTGATGGCAGCGAACACCAGGCAGAACTGGTGCTCGCTATAAAACCTTGGCTGAAGCAGGGCTTGCCCGAGCCGATCGAGCCATTGGCAAAAGGCGTGCGCTGGTTGCGGCACTGCTGCCAGTTGCGCGCCTGGCAGCAGTGCCCGGTGCCAACATTACATCTGCGGGGCAGCTGCGATGCAGTGGTTCCGCCTTGGGCCCAGCATCTGGCTATGCCCGCTCACAGCCGGGCGCTTACCATCCACGGCATGGGCCATTGGCCCGGGGAGTTCTACGGCCCCGAATGCTGGCAAGCCATTCACGATTTTCTAACGAGTTCACACGATGTTTGCCACTAA
- the bioF gene encoding 8-amino-7-oxononanoate synthase, which produces MRDFQLELRQRREAGLHRQCREISGPQRPALTVNGQPLLSFCSNDYLGLANHPDNRRVLADALNDNGLGGASSHLICGHHRAHQQLEDQLAAFTRRSSALLFSTGYMANLGVISALAGRGDTIFSDRLNHASIVDGCKLSGARVRRYHHGDLDALARMLEETAGHKLVVSDGVFSMDGDVAALEPLAQLCTKHDALLMIDDAHGFGVLGPQGRGSVAAAGLNEEQVPVLMGTLGKAAGTSGAFVAGPGWLTEYLVQKARTYIYTTAMPPALARASCNSLSLIESFDPQRAHLAALIDRFRDRVTRMGYHLMPSATPIQPIVVGSNEAALALSAELQSRGLLVTAIRPPTVPDGQARLRITLSAAHSFDDLDRLLQALVQCRPDCAVSPVFRGSCVENV; this is translated from the coding sequence ATGCGTGACTTCCAGCTTGAGCTTAGGCAACGCCGCGAGGCCGGCCTGCATCGCCAGTGCCGGGAAATCTCGGGGCCCCAGCGGCCGGCGTTAACCGTGAATGGCCAGCCCTTGTTGTCGTTCTGCAGCAACGATTACCTGGGGCTGGCCAATCATCCGGATAACCGCAGAGTGCTGGCTGATGCGCTTAATGATAACGGCCTGGGCGGAGCATCTTCCCATCTGATTTGCGGTCATCACCGGGCTCATCAGCAGCTGGAAGACCAACTGGCGGCCTTTACCAGACGCAGCTCGGCCCTGCTGTTCTCAACCGGCTACATGGCCAATCTGGGTGTAATCTCGGCGCTTGCAGGCCGCGGCGATACGATTTTTTCGGACCGCCTTAATCACGCCTCTATTGTAGATGGCTGCAAACTCAGTGGTGCAAGGGTCAGGCGGTATCACCACGGCGATCTGGATGCGTTGGCGCGAATGCTGGAAGAAACCGCGGGCCACAAACTGGTGGTAAGCGACGGTGTATTCAGCATGGATGGCGATGTGGCCGCGTTGGAACCATTAGCCCAGTTGTGCACAAAGCACGACGCGTTGCTGATGATCGACGACGCCCACGGCTTTGGTGTGCTGGGCCCCCAGGGCCGTGGCAGTGTGGCGGCTGCCGGGTTAAACGAAGAGCAAGTGCCGGTGCTGATGGGCACGCTGGGCAAAGCCGCAGGTACCAGCGGCGCCTTTGTTGCAGGTCCTGGGTGGTTAACCGAATATCTGGTGCAGAAAGCACGGACCTACATTTACACCACGGCCATGCCTCCGGCGTTGGCGCGGGCCAGCTGCAATAGTCTGAGCCTGATCGAAAGCTTTGATCCACAGCGCGCGCACCTGGCGGCGCTGATTGATCGTTTCCGCGATCGGGTTACACGTATGGGTTATCACCTGATGCCCTCCGCCACGCCCATTCAACCGATTGTAGTGGGCTCTAACGAAGCGGCGCTTGCGCTCAGTGCTGAGTTACAAAGCCGCGGCCTTCTGGTGACGGCCATTCGCCCGCCCACTGTGCCCGACGGTCAGGCTCGTTTGCGCATCACCCTCAGCGCTGCCCATAGCTTTGACGATCTGGACCGCCTGCTGCAGGCGCTGGTGCAATGTCGCCCCGATTGTGCTGTAAGCCCCGTGTTTCGTGGATCCTGTGTGGAGAATGTTTGA